CGTGTTCCCCGACCCGGTGGCCGCGCAGCGGCGCCTGGTGCGCGAATACGTGGGCCAGCGCTATCCCGACAAACCCGATGCGGCGCACGTGAGCCGCACGTGCCGCGCCCTGCTCGACGCCGTCCTCGACGGCCAGGATGCGCAACTGCTGCGGCATGAGCGCCATAGCCTGTCGGTGCTGGCCGTGCGCGGCATCGGCGCGCTGGCGCAGCCTGGCAAATGGCGCGACCGGCGCGGCTTCCTGCTGGCGGCCGCCGGCAACGCCGTGGCGCGCGCGCGTCTGGCCGCCTCGCTGGAACGCACCGTGTTCCATGCCGGACCGGACGGCGCCAGCTGGCTGCGCTCGCGCTTCGACGCCTTTCATTCGCATTTCGTGCCGCTGGCGCAGGACAACCTGCGCGACGCGCTGCTCGCTTCCGGCTCCATCCCGCTGGTGCTCGACGCGGTCACGGACATCGCCGGCGCGCCGCCAGGGCGCTACTGGGACGGCGGCCTGGTCGACTATCATTTGCACCTGCCCTACCAGCGCGAACCGGACCTGGTGCTGTACCCGCATTTTGCCGACCATATCGTGCCGGGCTGGCTGGACAAGACCATGCCCTGGCGCCGCGCGCGCCGCGGCGATGGCGCACTCGACAACATGATCCTCGTCTCGCCCTCGCCCGCCTTCGTGGCCAGCCTGCCCAACGGCAAATTGCCGGACCGGCGCGACTTCCCCCATTACGGCCAGGACCACGCGGCGCGCATGCGCGACTGGCGCCGCGCCATCGCGGAAAGCGAGCGCATGGCGGCCGCCTTCGCCCGCTGGGCCGAGCAGCCGGACTTGCGCCAGGCGGGCGATCTGTAGCACGGGCGTGGCTGCAACAGGCGCAAAGACAAGCGCGCTTTTCCCTCGCCTCTTGGTCACTTATCAGTGCATACTATGTCGCACAGGCAACCTTTAATCTCTCTGCGACAGGAGTTCCAACCATGCACGCCCTCTCCCACCTTCGTATCGGCACGCGCCTGGCTGCAGGCTTCGCGCTGGTGCTGCTGCTGTCCGTGATCTCCACCTCGTACGCGCTGTACAGCGCCAGCGTGAATGCCGAAGCGACGCGGCAAATGATGGAAAAGCCGCTGGCCAAGGAACGCCTCGTATCGGACTGGTACGTACTGATTTACTCGGCCATCGCGCGCACTTCGATGATCGCCAGGAGCACGGATGAAACCCTGTCGAACGTGTTTGCCGACACCATCGCCGACAGCACCAAGCAGGGCGGCGAGCTGCTGAAGCAAATCGAAACCCTGCTCGTCAGCGACGAGGAAAAGGCCATTTTCAAGGCGTCCATTGCCGAACGCGTCAAGTACCAGGACGCCAAGACCCTGGTGATGAATGCGCGCAAGGGCGGCAATGCGGCGCAGGCGGAAAGCGTCTACCGCGACAGCTTCGCGCCGGCCGCCGCCAAGTACCAGAACAACGTCAAGGCCCTGCTGTCGCAGCAGCGCCAGGCCATCGACGCCACGGCGCACGCGATCGAGGCGGCCAACGGGCGCAGCTTCACCCTGCTGCTGACCTTGTGCGCGCTGGTGGTGGCGCTGGGCAGCGTCTGCGCCTGGCTGATCACGCGCTCGATCACGCAGCCGTTGAAGGCCGCCGTGAAGGTGGCCGAAA
This window of the Janthinobacterium agaricidamnosum genome carries:
- a CDS encoding patatin-like phospholipase family protein, translating into MQSPITIRLGRRARARIAENGVRASDIAIIPAAAGGPKGLILHQLDCWLFGDFLPQAPRPRQFVGASIGAWRMAAAVFPDPVAAQRRLVREYVGQRYPDKPDAAHVSRTCRALLDAVLDGQDAQLLRHERHSLSVLAVRGIGALAQPGKWRDRRGFLLAAAGNAVARARLAASLERTVFHAGPDGASWLRSRFDAFHSHFVPLAQDNLRDALLASGSIPLVLDAVTDIAGAPPGRYWDGGLVDYHLHLPYQREPDLVLYPHFADHIVPGWLDKTMPWRRARRGDGALDNMILVSPSPAFVASLPNGKLPDRRDFPHYGQDHAARMRDWRRAIAESERMAAAFARWAEQPDLRQAGDL